In one window of Ignatzschineria indica DNA:
- a CDS encoding sodium:proton antiporter has protein sequence MRKALFFLLMSMLPGIALAGGELSFDGPSLSPLWSIPFIGIILSIAVLPLFAPKLWDHHYGKIVFGWTLLFFIPLLVTYDMSITANIFTHALVEEYIPFILLLLVLFAASGGIHISGNLVASPKFNVSILAIGTVLASVMGTTGAAMLLIRPILSANRNRKHRMHIPIFFIFLVANIGGGLTPLGDPPLFLGFLNGVDFFWTLQHMFFPVLIFSLILLGLFYLIDSYYFKKEKIAPSDEKTTVVIVGKQNFLIILGVLVGIIISGIWIPGISWEIFGVEVHLENVLRDLFFIFLTIVSLKITSDKVRKDNNFNWHPIIEVAKIFAGIFLTIVPVITILEAGKNGAFGSVVDITHTSDGEPINVIYFWVTTVLSAFLDNAPTYLVFFKMAGAQAPEGVAAADFLMNGIPATLLAISMGTVFTGPLTYIGNAPNFMVKSMAEQEGIKMPSFFGYFFIAIIVLVPIYILLNFIFL, from the coding sequence ATGCGTAAAGCCCTTTTCTTTCTACTTATGAGCATGCTCCCCGGCATCGCTTTAGCGGGAGGCGAGCTCTCTTTTGATGGCCCAAGTCTCTCTCCTCTTTGGTCCATTCCCTTTATTGGGATTATTCTCTCCATCGCAGTTCTCCCCCTCTTTGCCCCGAAATTATGGGACCATCATTACGGGAAAATTGTCTTTGGCTGGACCCTCCTCTTCTTTATTCCGCTGTTAGTTACCTATGATATGAGTATTACAGCGAATATTTTTACCCATGCATTAGTCGAAGAGTATATTCCCTTTATCCTCTTGCTCCTTGTACTCTTTGCGGCATCGGGGGGTATTCATATCTCCGGCAATTTAGTAGCGAGCCCGAAATTTAACGTTTCGATCTTAGCTATTGGTACCGTTTTAGCATCAGTGATGGGAACAACGGGTGCTGCGATGTTACTCATTCGCCCTATCCTCTCAGCGAATAGAAATCGTAAGCATCGCATGCATATTCCGATCTTCTTTATCTTCCTTGTTGCGAATATCGGAGGAGGGTTAACGCCACTTGGAGATCCACCGCTCTTCTTAGGTTTCTTAAATGGGGTTGATTTCTTCTGGACATTGCAACATATGTTCTTCCCTGTTCTAATCTTCTCACTTATTTTGCTAGGTCTTTTCTATCTGATTGATAGCTACTATTTCAAAAAAGAGAAGATCGCGCCTTCAGATGAGAAGACGACTGTCGTTATTGTTGGAAAGCAGAACTTTTTGATCATCTTAGGGGTTCTTGTCGGTATTATTATCTCCGGCATCTGGATTCCTGGCATCTCATGGGAGATCTTTGGGGTTGAAGTACATCTAGAGAATGTTCTTCGTGATCTCTTCTTTATCTTCTTAACGATTGTCTCTCTGAAAATCACCTCAGACAAAGTTCGCAAAGATAACAACTTCAATTGGCATCCGATTATTGAAGTCGCCAAAATCTTTGCCGGTATCTTCTTAACGATTGTTCCTGTTATTACCATTTTAGAAGCAGGTAAAAATGGTGCATTTGGTTCAGTGGTAGATATTACCCATACCAGTGATGGTGAGCCGATTAATGTGATCTACTTCTGGGTAACAACTGTATTATCTGCATTCTTAGATAATGCTCCGACCTATCTCGTCTTCTTCAAGATGGCAGGCGCTCAAGCCCCTGAAGGTGTCGCTGCTGCTGACTTCTTAATGAATGGCATTCCGGCGACCTTACTTGCTATCTCGATGGGTACCGTATTTACAGGACCATTAACCTATATCGGTAATGCGCCTAACTTTATGGTTAAATCGATGGCAGAACAGGAAGGTATTAAAATGCCTTCATTCTTCGGATACTTCTTTATCGCAATAATTGTTTTAGTTCCGATCTATATTCTGCTCAATTTCATCTTCCTCTAA
- a CDS encoding aspartate kinase produces the protein MTLLVQKYGGSSVANIERIQNVARRIQKHHNEGHQMVVVLSAMSGETDRLLELAHAITKRPNPREMDALVSTGEQVSISLLSIALEAMGIKAKSYNGDQARILTDQAHTKARIKNIDTSAIEADLAAGYVVVVAGFQGVTEDGSVTTLGRGGSDTTAVALAASLKATECQIFTDVDGVYTTDPRIEPKAKKLDKIAFEEMLELSSLGSKVLQIRSVELAAKNKVPIRVLSSLAEGGEGTLITTEKDIDMEAAIISGVATSKNEAKITVLGVPDQPGIAFNILEQISDANIEVDMIVQNISQDGTTDFTFTINEVDFDKALEITERSAKEMGARKVLGDKDIVKVSLVGLGMRSHAGVASLMFKTLANEKINIKMISTSEIKVSVVIDSKYHELAVRALHEAFKLDE, from the coding sequence ATGACTCTGTTAGTACAAAAATATGGCGGCAGCTCAGTGGCAAATATTGAACGCATTCAGAATGTTGCCCGCCGTATTCAAAAACATCATAACGAAGGCCACCAAATGGTTGTTGTTCTCTCGGCGATGTCCGGAGAGACCGATCGACTTTTAGAGTTAGCGCATGCAATTACCAAACGCCCTAACCCAAGAGAGATGGATGCGCTTGTTTCAACAGGTGAGCAAGTGAGTATCTCTCTCCTCTCTATTGCACTTGAAGCGATGGGAATTAAGGCAAAATCATACAATGGTGATCAAGCTCGAATCCTAACAGACCAAGCACATACCAAAGCACGTATTAAAAATATCGATACCTCAGCGATCGAAGCTGATCTTGCTGCTGGATATGTTGTGGTTGTTGCAGGATTCCAAGGAGTCACTGAAGATGGCTCTGTAACCACTTTAGGTCGTGGTGGCTCAGATACGACAGCCGTTGCACTTGCCGCTAGTCTAAAAGCGACCGAGTGCCAAATCTTTACCGATGTTGATGGTGTCTATACCACCGATCCACGTATTGAGCCTAAAGCGAAAAAATTAGATAAAATCGCTTTTGAAGAGATGTTAGAGCTCTCTAGTTTAGGCTCAAAAGTGTTGCAAATTCGCTCTGTTGAGCTTGCCGCTAAAAACAAAGTTCCTATTCGCGTACTCTCCTCTTTAGCTGAAGGAGGCGAGGGAACACTTATTACTACAGAAAAGGATATTGACATGGAAGCAGCCATTATCTCAGGTGTTGCAACGAGTAAGAATGAAGCAAAAATTACAGTTTTAGGGGTTCCTGATCAACCTGGAATTGCATTTAATATTCTCGAGCAGATTAGTGACGCTAATATTGAGGTCGATATGATTGTGCAAAATATCTCTCAAGATGGCACAACTGATTTTACCTTCACTATCAATGAAGTGGATTTTGATAAAGCACTTGAAATTACAGAAAGATCCGCAAAAGAGATGGGGGCACGTAAAGTTCTTGGCGACAAAGATATCGTTAAAGTCTCTCTTGTTGGCTTAGGAATGCGTTCTCATGCCGGTGTTGCAAGTCTCATGTTTAAAACACTTGCTAATGAAAAGATTAATATCAAAATGATCTCTACCTCAGAAATTAAGGTTTCTGTAGTGATTGATAGTAAATATCATGAGTTAGCTGTCAGAGCGCTTCATGAGGCATTCAAGTTAGACGAATAA
- a CDS encoding metal ABC transporter substrate-binding protein — translation MKRLLISAIGALLFPLSISLAEPLKVVTSFSILEDFAQNIGQEKIDVESIIKADQDAHSFEPTPKDIIKIQNADVVILNGVDFDSWLNKILEANRYEGIIVDASHNVPLLPYHEDENHHDHGHDHNHDHDHDHDHDHDHDHDHDHDHDHDHDHHHGEFDPHIWQDPKNVIIMTENIRNGLTLAQPESEAYFENNFEAYKRELEALNNYAIHLLKPIDHNGKLMVLHDSFGYLAKAYDLHFIAISNLNPLAEPSAKRMSELYQLVKKENIRAIFSENIAPSRFIKTLAKDLNLQDGGILYSDALTTTPPANDYIGLFKHNIDQITAVLEDSTQIKKGESSKE, via the coding sequence ATGAAACGTCTCTTAATAAGTGCTATAGGCGCTCTTCTATTTCCACTCTCCATCTCACTGGCAGAACCTTTAAAAGTGGTTACTAGCTTCTCTATTTTGGAAGATTTCGCCCAAAATATCGGCCAAGAGAAGATTGATGTTGAAAGCATCATCAAGGCAGATCAAGATGCCCACAGCTTTGAACCAACCCCCAAAGATATTATTAAAATTCAGAATGCTGATGTGGTGATACTCAATGGTGTGGATTTTGATAGCTGGCTCAATAAAATTTTAGAAGCTAATCGCTATGAAGGCATTATTGTCGATGCAAGTCATAATGTCCCTCTCCTACCTTATCATGAGGATGAGAATCATCATGATCACGGTCACGACCACAACCACGACCACGACCACGACCACGACCACGACCACGACCACGACCACGACCACGACCACGACCACGACCACGACCACGACCATCATCATGGTGAGTTTGATCCCCATATTTGGCAAGACCCTAAAAATGTCATCATTATGACTGAAAATATTCGTAACGGCTTAACACTTGCACAACCTGAATCGGAAGCCTATTTTGAAAATAACTTCGAAGCCTATAAACGTGAATTAGAAGCACTTAATAACTATGCGATTCATCTACTTAAGCCCATCGATCATAATGGTAAGTTGATGGTTCTTCACGATAGTTTTGGATACCTTGCGAAAGCCTATGATCTACACTTTATCGCTATCTCAAACCTCAACCCTCTTGCTGAACCTTCGGCAAAAAGAATGTCTGAACTCTATCAGCTTGTTAAAAAAGAGAATATTCGTGCAATTTTTAGTGAAAATATCGCCCCTTCCCGGTTTATTAAGACCTTAGCAAAAGATCTTAACTTACAAGATGGTGGCATTCTCTACTCTGATGCTTTAACAACGACACCACCAGCAAATGATTATATCGGTCTTTTTAAGCACAATATCGATCAGATCACTGCCGTGCTCGAAGATTCAACCCAAATAAAGAAGGGAGAATCGAGTAAGGAATAG
- a CDS encoding autotransporter assembly complex protein TamA, with protein sequence MKKTKLFALLLCLFSLSTLAFAERKMVVKIEGIDNKKALTNAQNATAIYALNDKDAPPDLRIEWLYQEGINQIADALQPYGYYRAKIDADLIYQKDQVTVTYHVNPGPQIPIGSLILEVTDLDKIKERDTPEAKKEYQAFEKIITGTKMKVGAPLNHTQYESTKSKLSEKASALGYFDAYYPHHQLLVNLITYQADIDLVMALGPRYHFGHTTFHQEYFATEFLDRFLHNMRSQNDYSDQKLVQLQSTFNESDYFEDVVIVPRTNFETKEVPLDIYLRPRKQRTLSLGVGYSSDIGLKAMAGLNWHYINRYGHKLFTNLLWAQKRRDAMINYQIPGSHPVQDRYNIFFNYNFEDTSTKDYTTYLVGGSKERVRDQYMYGFSLHYQYDRFRDIEGVRQNSKLLIPTIYGEWKSSPNLPFDQFGFKIEGRVRGAVKNVAADMSFLQTSAILHTYLPITDTDRFVLRAGAGYTKIRDKDLRKLPPSLRFYTGGDNTVRGYKYDGIGEKGYNGDIYGGKKMVLASVEYEHKITPSFAIVGFVDAGDAYNDKVNLKYGAGTGIRWYSPIGAVRLDIAHGFNKEFGETVKLHLNIGTDL encoded by the coding sequence ATGAAAAAAACAAAACTGTTTGCTCTTCTTCTCTGCCTCTTCTCCCTCTCGACGCTCGCCTTTGCCGAGCGAAAAATGGTGGTGAAAATAGAGGGAATTGATAATAAAAAGGCATTAACGAATGCTCAAAATGCCACGGCTATATATGCCCTTAATGATAAAGATGCGCCCCCTGATCTTCGTATCGAATGGCTCTATCAGGAAGGAATTAATCAAATTGCAGATGCCCTGCAACCTTATGGCTACTATCGAGCAAAGATTGATGCTGATCTGATTTATCAAAAAGATCAGGTCACGGTCACGTACCATGTCAATCCAGGTCCACAAATCCCCATCGGCTCTCTTATACTCGAAGTAACAGATCTCGACAAGATCAAAGAGCGCGATACGCCCGAAGCTAAAAAAGAGTATCAAGCTTTTGAAAAGATTATTACTGGAACCAAAATGAAGGTAGGGGCCCCCCTGAACCATACGCAGTATGAATCGACCAAGAGTAAGCTCTCAGAAAAAGCATCAGCCCTTGGCTATTTTGATGCTTACTATCCTCATCATCAATTATTGGTAAATCTTATCACCTATCAAGCAGATATAGATCTTGTGATGGCTTTAGGTCCTCGCTACCATTTTGGTCATACCACATTTCATCAGGAATATTTTGCGACGGAATTTTTAGATCGTTTTCTCCATAATATGCGCTCACAAAATGATTATAGCGATCAAAAATTGGTTCAACTGCAATCGACATTTAATGAGTCAGATTATTTTGAAGATGTAGTCATTGTGCCACGTACAAATTTTGAGACAAAAGAGGTTCCGCTCGATATCTATCTTCGTCCACGAAAACAGCGTACACTCTCACTCGGTGTCGGTTACTCTTCCGATATCGGTCTAAAAGCGATGGCAGGACTCAATTGGCACTATATCAATCGTTATGGACATAAACTCTTTACCAATCTTCTCTGGGCACAAAAGAGACGTGATGCAATGATCAACTATCAGATCCCAGGAAGTCATCCCGTACAAGACCGCTATAACATCTTCTTCAACTACAATTTTGAAGATACCTCCACAAAAGATTACACCACCTATCTTGTGGGAGGCTCTAAAGAGCGAGTACGAGATCAATATATGTATGGCTTCTCCCTCCATTATCAATATGACCGTTTTAGAGATATTGAAGGAGTACGCCAAAATAGCAAGCTCTTAATCCCCACAATCTATGGTGAGTGGAAAAGCTCTCCCAATCTCCCTTTTGATCAATTTGGTTTTAAAATTGAAGGTCGCGTAAGAGGAGCTGTCAAAAATGTTGCCGCTGATATGAGCTTTTTACAGACAAGTGCTATTTTGCACACCTATCTACCAATCACTGATACCGATCGTTTTGTTTTAAGAGCCGGTGCCGGTTATACCAAGATTCGCGACAAGGATCTACGTAAACTACCACCGAGCCTTCGATTCTATACCGGCGGTGATAACACTGTTCGAGGCTATAAATATGATGGTATTGGTGAGAAAGGTTATAACGGCGATATCTATGGTGGAAAAAAGATGGTCCTAGCGAGTGTCGAATATGAGCATAAAATCACGCCAAGCTTTGCAATTGTCGGCTTTGTAGATGCCGGTGATGCTTATAATGATAAGGTCAATCTAAAATATGGTGCCGGAACCGGTATTCGCTGGTATTCCCCGATTGGTGCTGTTCGACTCGATATTGCTCATGGTTTTAATAAAGAGTTTGGCGAAACCGTTAAACTTCACCTCAATATTGGCACGGATCTATAA
- a CDS encoding NAD(+)/NADH kinase has product MRKFQKIALILSNRESDEIQKAVQRTKAVIESCGATTIEVNNVEYRNSLNYPPALIKEIATCDLIIAFGGDGTFLGIARKVHQLNIPVLGVNLGRLGFLTDIDQQMLHTHLRAILEGDVIYEERFLLKASIDQQLRSYAMNDVVIHKTELSRLIEIDVYVNQRYLSTYRADGLIIATPTGSTAYSLSTGGPIMYPTLPAIIISPICPHTFSHRPLVIPADCEIEVVTSDREREDVHVTCDGQELLSLSDGERLTIEPSSHPLTLLHSKNYHYFSILREKLNWGDHPNIRR; this is encoded by the coding sequence ATGAGAAAATTTCAAAAAATCGCCTTAATCCTCAGTAATCGAGAGTCTGATGAGATCCAAAAAGCGGTTCAACGAACAAAAGCGGTGATTGAGTCGTGCGGTGCGACAACCATCGAGGTCAATAATGTTGAGTATCGCAATAGTCTCAACTATCCGCCGGCATTGATTAAAGAGATTGCCACTTGTGATCTGATTATCGCGTTTGGTGGTGATGGGACTTTTTTAGGAATTGCCCGTAAGGTGCATCAACTCAATATTCCTGTTTTAGGTGTTAATTTGGGTCGATTAGGTTTTTTAACGGATATTGATCAACAGATGCTTCATACTCATCTTCGAGCGATTCTTGAAGGTGATGTCATTTATGAAGAGCGCTTTTTATTAAAGGCTTCGATCGATCAACAGTTAAGATCTTATGCCATGAATGATGTTGTAATTCATAAAACGGAGCTTTCACGTTTAATTGAGATCGATGTTTATGTTAATCAACGTTATCTTTCAACTTATCGTGCAGATGGATTGATTATCGCCACGCCAACAGGTTCTACTGCCTACTCACTCTCTACCGGCGGACCGATTATGTACCCCACATTGCCGGCGATTATTATATCGCCGATCTGTCCCCATACATTTAGCCATAGACCTTTAGTGATTCCGGCAGATTGTGAAATTGAAGTTGTAACGAGTGATCGAGAGAGAGAGGATGTTCATGTCACTTGTGATGGACAAGAGCTTTTATCCCTCTCTGATGGAGAGCGATTGACGATCGAACCCTCCTCTCATCCTTTGACGCTCCTTCATTCTAAAAACTATCATTACTTCTCCATTTTAAGGGAAAAGCTCAATTGGGGTGATCATCCTAATATCCGGCGTTAA
- a CDS encoding MetQ/NlpA family ABC transporter substrate-binding protein: MVRNINQNGKSIVALKKILVLLRKPFLAGALVGILTLGLVGCSADHRENEIVMGVSPGPYNELFDEAIAPILEAEGYTIKRINFSALIESNIAMLEDAVDVVVAQHAGYMKVFNEQRGTNLVALAKIPTVPAGIFSNRHQQLVDINEEMTILIPQDASNAARAYGLLAKAGWITLAPDINLMAATRNDIVANPYHLNIKEVDSHLIPRVLDDADFAVIPGSIVWLGQMDASKVLLQEDLLEDLYLQVVVLDKNRDSDWAKAIIAAYQSPEFKRYMEVNNQSNYWILPPELNAD, encoded by the coding sequence GTGGTACGCAATATAAATCAGAACGGGAAGAGCATTGTTGCTTTAAAAAAGATATTAGTCCTATTACGAAAACCCTTTCTTGCAGGGGCTCTTGTGGGAATTTTGACTCTGGGGTTAGTTGGCTGTAGCGCAGATCATCGGGAGAATGAGATTGTGATGGGTGTATCTCCAGGACCCTATAATGAGCTGTTTGACGAGGCAATTGCTCCGATACTTGAAGCAGAAGGTTATACCATTAAGCGCATCAATTTTTCTGCATTAATAGAGTCTAATATCGCAATGTTAGAAGATGCCGTAGATGTGGTGGTTGCCCAGCATGCCGGATATATGAAGGTCTTTAATGAGCAGCGTGGTACAAACCTTGTGGCTTTAGCGAAGATTCCAACGGTTCCTGCTGGGATCTTTTCAAATCGTCATCAACAATTAGTCGATATAAATGAAGAGATGACAATTTTAATCCCACAAGATGCATCGAATGCTGCAAGAGCTTATGGTTTATTAGCAAAGGCTGGATGGATCACCTTAGCACCAGATATTAATCTGATGGCGGCAACACGGAATGATATTGTCGCAAACCCTTATCATTTAAATATTAAAGAGGTTGATTCCCATCTTATTCCTCGAGTCTTGGATGATGCAGATTTTGCTGTGATTCCGGGGAGCATAGTCTGGCTTGGTCAGATGGATGCTAGCAAAGTATTGCTCCAAGAGGATCTTTTGGAAGATCTCTATCTTCAAGTTGTTGTTTTAGATAAAAATCGTGATAGTGATTGGGCAAAGGCGATTATTGCCGCGTACCAATCGCCTGAATTTAAGCGCTATATGGAGGTGAATAATCAGAGTAACTACTGGATATTGCCACCTGAGTTAAATGCAGATTAA
- a CDS encoding amidohydrolase family protein, translated as MTTLVAKEHRIYTDTRSLKAYLLNSIRENGGWVNAHMHGDRAFTIDYEGFEVYQTQTLIEKWDTLDRIKSSMTEEDYYRQFSMGIERMIEQGVTAVGSFIDVDPIVEERAINAALRARKNYEGDVTIKLINQTLKGVIDKEARYWFDKGADKVDIIGGLPRRDLRDHGEGMDAVHMDVLLQTAKSQGKMVHVHVDQFNSKEEKETELVADKTIEHGMEGRVVAIHSISITAHDEAYRQMLYKKMLEAKMMVIACPFAWIDSPRREDHGPTRNAITPADELAKAGIPVAVGTDNIADYMLPFSDGDMWEELKLLITGCRYTDLEEAINIATKNGRMALGLEPYARV; from the coding sequence ATGACAACATTAGTGGCAAAAGAGCATCGCATTTATACAGATACAAGAAGCTTAAAGGCGTATCTATTAAATAGTATTCGTGAAAATGGTGGTTGGGTGAATGCTCATATGCATGGAGATCGTGCTTTTACTATCGATTATGAAGGGTTTGAAGTCTACCAGACACAAACTTTAATCGAAAAATGGGATACCTTAGATCGTATTAAGTCCAGCATGACTGAAGAGGATTATTATCGTCAATTCTCCATGGGGATTGAGCGGATGATTGAGCAGGGCGTTACTGCTGTCGGAAGTTTTATCGATGTTGACCCCATCGTGGAAGAGCGAGCGATTAATGCAGCACTTCGTGCAAGAAAGAATTATGAAGGGGATGTTACGATCAAGCTGATCAATCAGACTTTAAAAGGTGTTATTGATAAAGAGGCTCGCTACTGGTTCGATAAAGGGGCTGATAAGGTTGATATTATTGGTGGTTTACCTCGTCGAGATCTGCGAGACCATGGTGAAGGGATGGATGCTGTTCATATGGATGTTTTATTACAGACGGCAAAATCTCAAGGAAAGATGGTTCATGTGCATGTGGATCAATTCAACTCCAAAGAGGAGAAAGAGACAGAATTAGTCGCCGATAAGACGATCGAGCATGGAATGGAAGGGCGTGTCGTCGCCATTCATAGTATCTCCATTACCGCACATGATGAAGCGTATCGTCAAATGCTCTATAAAAAGATGTTAGAGGCAAAAATGATGGTGATCGCTTGTCCTTTTGCTTGGATCGATAGCCCACGACGTGAAGATCATGGACCGACGCGTAATGCGATTACCCCGGCAGATGAGTTAGCAAAAGCAGGTATTCCAGTTGCGGTTGGAACAGATAATATCGCTGATTACATGTTGCCATTTAGTGATGGCGATATGTGGGAAGAGTTAAAACTTTTGATTACAGGTTGTCGTTACACTGATCTTGAAGAGGCGATCAATATCGCAACTAAGAATGGTCGTATGGCACTAGGTTTAGAACCTTATGCGCGTGTTTAA
- the tilS gene encoding tRNA lysidine(34) synthetase TilS, which yields MQKQSPLPKWYFDIFNRYRERLQQKEALYLALSAGVDSNTLLHWLYTFREELPPIYTIHVNHNWHDNYSHLWANFARQRAEFYGFTHYHYEAFFDLEEMSGLEAAGREMRYIKFAETMQPNSLLCVAHHRSDQAETLIQRLLRSSGTRGLGAMRDFNTVRFGAYDIDLFRPFLSISKKTLYETAIALNLPWLEDYTNHEADDMERNIIRNDLFKRMETSFPQYEEAFYQVTQFMQEADDLLLELAMLDLEKIAQKKEIETDRAEGDLERVAPQLHLPSLKKLSLARQKNLLQAWIRPYNLIFSQRQLTEFIRVFLDGAPTHQTRFELDPYVILYFQDYLYLEEKSEVLSSFKSFQLTPSSNAPSRHFWQQFSADDLLLVKRQGGERFHPLYRERSQQLKKLLQEAKIPVWERDNCWLLKERKSGEILWINHLGFAKSLESEIEGEGLAPALIPAVSNAN from the coding sequence ATGCAAAAGCAGAGTCCCCTACCAAAATGGTATTTTGATATCTTCAACCGCTATCGGGAGAGACTTCAACAGAAAGAGGCTCTCTACTTAGCCCTCAGTGCCGGTGTTGACTCCAATACCCTACTCCATTGGCTCTATACATTTAGAGAGGAACTTCCCCCGATCTATACAATTCATGTTAATCATAACTGGCATGATAATTACTCCCATCTTTGGGCAAACTTTGCGCGCCAACGTGCCGAGTTTTATGGTTTTACCCATTACCACTATGAAGCTTTTTTTGATTTAGAAGAGATGTCGGGGCTCGAAGCTGCAGGGAGAGAGATGCGCTATATTAAATTTGCAGAGACAATGCAACCTAACTCCCTTCTCTGTGTTGCCCACCATCGCTCTGATCAAGCAGAAACATTGATACAACGACTTCTTCGAAGTTCAGGCACAAGAGGCCTTGGTGCTATGCGAGATTTTAATACCGTTCGCTTTGGTGCTTACGATATCGATCTTTTCCGCCCTTTTCTCTCTATCTCTAAAAAGACGCTTTATGAAACGGCAATTGCACTCAATCTCCCCTGGTTAGAAGATTACACAAATCACGAGGCTGATGATATGGAGCGCAATATTATCCGAAATGATCTCTTCAAGCGGATGGAGACTTCCTTTCCACAATATGAAGAAGCGTTCTATCAAGTTACACAATTTATGCAAGAGGCGGATGATCTCCTCTTAGAACTTGCGATGCTTGATCTTGAAAAAATCGCTCAAAAAAAGGAAATAGAGACAGATAGAGCAGAAGGAGATTTAGAAAGAGTTGCTCCTCAGCTACACCTCCCCTCTCTAAAAAAACTGAGCCTTGCACGGCAAAAAAATCTACTACAGGCTTGGATTCGTCCCTATAATCTTATCTTCTCACAACGCCAGCTTACTGAATTTATAAGAGTCTTTCTTGACGGAGCCCCAACCCATCAAACTCGTTTTGAGCTCGATCCTTACGTCATACTCTATTTCCAAGATTACCTCTATCTAGAAGAGAAATCAGAGGTCTTATCCTCCTTTAAATCCTTTCAACTCACTCCTAGTAGCAATGCGCCGAGCCGCCATTTTTGGCAACAATTTTCAGCTGATGATCTTCTACTCGTTAAACGACAAGGTGGTGAGCGCTTTCACCCGCTCTATCGGGAGCGCAGTCAACAATTAAAAAAATTACTACAAGAGGCAAAAATTCCTGTTTGGGAACGAGATAACTGTTGGTTGCTTAAAGAGCGAAAAAGCGGAGAGATTTTATGGATTAATCATCTCGGTTTTGCTAAATCCTTAGAAAGTGAGATTGAAGGAGAGGGGTTAGCGCCGGCATTAATTCCTGCAGTATCCAACGCTAACTAG